The following are from one region of the Vibrio rarus genome:
- a CDS encoding flavin reductase family protein, whose amino-acid sequence MQLTCTDIRKDTCDVTTYWFEANSEMDFIPGQFLPLEVDIDGETHQRCYSLASLPGDKQCSLTIKRVAGGRVSNYLADRFSVGDTLNSGLAAGDFNLNLVNQQPLLMLSAGCGITPVYSMLLARLADEPLADIVFIHSASTPNDRIYVAELEALAAKHSNLQLIWSVSRDDENNLYSGRLCQELLQSQVSDVASRSVLMCGPNAYMESAKAWFDSLGVNPQRVFHEQFNAVIEKSAVAGGDSTHTLSVNGSEVSIAEDETVLEALEKEGLPIFAACRAGVCGSCRCKGDKEKLLSSTTGPLSADDIEQGYFLACASQVKDDMFVEIG is encoded by the coding sequence ATGCAACTGACTTGTACCGACATTCGCAAAGACACCTGTGACGTAACCACATACTGGTTTGAAGCAAACAGTGAGATGGATTTTATTCCTGGACAATTTCTACCTTTAGAAGTTGATATTGATGGCGAAACCCATCAACGCTGTTATTCATTGGCCTCTTTACCTGGCGACAAGCAGTGCAGTTTGACCATTAAACGCGTAGCTGGTGGACGAGTATCCAACTACCTAGCGGATCGTTTTTCTGTAGGAGATACGCTCAATAGTGGTCTTGCAGCTGGGGATTTTAATCTTAATTTAGTCAATCAACAGCCTTTACTCATGCTCAGTGCCGGTTGTGGTATTACACCTGTATATTCCATGTTACTGGCCCGTTTAGCCGATGAGCCATTAGCGGATATCGTGTTTATTCATAGCGCAAGCACGCCAAACGATCGTATCTATGTGGCAGAGCTTGAAGCTTTAGCCGCCAAGCACTCAAACTTACAATTGATTTGGTCAGTGAGTCGTGATGATGAGAACAATTTGTATAGTGGACGTCTCTGTCAGGAGTTGTTGCAGTCACAGGTAAGTGATGTTGCTTCACGAAGCGTACTGATGTGTGGCCCTAATGCTTATATGGAATCGGCTAAAGCTTGGTTTGATTCTCTTGGGGTTAACCCTCAGCGTGTTTTTCATGAGCAGTTTAATGCGGTGATTGAAAAGTCGGCGGTAGCGGGTGGCGATAGTACTCATACATTAAGTGTTAACGGCAGTGAAGTGAGTATTGCTGAAGATGAAACGGTATTGGAAGCACTAGAAAAAGAAGGACTTCCCATTTTTGCAGCTTGTCGCGCTGGTGTGTGTGGCAGTTGTCGCTGTAAGGGTGATAAAGAGAAGCTACTGAGTTCTACAACCGGTCCTCTTAGCGCAGATGATATAGAACAAGGGTACTTTTTAGCCTGTGCAAGCCAAGTAAAAGATGACATGTTTGTTGAAATTGGCTGA
- the prfC gene encoding peptide chain release factor 3 — protein sequence MTNSPFQQEVSKRRTFAIISHPDAGKTTITEKVLLFGNAIQKAGTVKGRGSNQHAKSDWMEMEKERGISVTTSVMQFPFNGCLVNLLDTPGHEDFSEDTYRTLTAVDSCLMVIDAAKGVEDRTRKLMEVTRLRDTPIVTFMNKLDRDVRDPMEVLDEVESELSMACAPITWPIGCGKEFKGVYHIHRDETILYESGHGHEIQDVRIIKGLDNPELDVAVGDDLAESVREELELVIGACPEFDQELFLAGELTPVYFGTALGNFGVDHMLEGLTKWAPAPQTREANERQVVATEEKFSGFVFKIQANMDPKHRDRIAFMRIVSGTYSQGMKMNHVRTGKNVSISDAVTFMAGDRTRAEKAYAGDIIGLHNHGTIQIGDTFTQGESLKFAGIPNFAPELFRRIRLRDPLKQKQLLKGLVQLSEEGAVQVFRPLQNNDLIVGAVGVLQFDVVVARLKAEYNVEAIYESVNVATARWVECDDAKKLEEFKRKSQSNLALDGGDNLSYVAPTMVNLNLAKERFPEVEFRATREH from the coding sequence ATGACAAATAGTCCATTTCAGCAAGAAGTGAGCAAACGCCGTACGTTTGCGATTATCTCTCACCCGGATGCGGGTAAGACGACCATCACCGAAAAAGTATTATTATTTGGCAACGCTATCCAAAAAGCGGGTACGGTAAAAGGTCGTGGTTCTAATCAACATGCCAAGTCAGATTGGATGGAGATGGAAAAAGAACGTGGTATCTCGGTAACGACCTCTGTGATGCAATTCCCATTTAATGGTTGCTTAGTTAACCTTCTCGATACCCCAGGACACGAAGATTTCTCGGAAGATACTTATCGTACTCTGACGGCTGTTGATTCATGTTTGATGGTGATTGATGCGGCGAAAGGTGTCGAAGATCGTACGCGTAAATTGATGGAAGTGACGCGTTTACGTGATACACCTATCGTTACTTTCATGAACAAATTGGACCGTGATGTTCGCGATCCAATGGAAGTGCTTGATGAAGTTGAAAGCGAGCTTAGCATGGCGTGTGCGCCAATTACTTGGCCTATCGGATGTGGTAAAGAGTTTAAAGGTGTTTATCACATTCACCGTGATGAAACGATCTTATATGAATCAGGCCATGGCCATGAAATCCAAGACGTTCGTATTATTAAAGGGTTAGATAACCCAGAGTTAGATGTCGCCGTTGGTGATGATCTAGCTGAAAGCGTTCGTGAAGAGCTTGAGCTTGTGATTGGTGCTTGCCCAGAGTTTGATCAAGAACTCTTTTTAGCGGGTGAACTAACCCCCGTCTACTTTGGTACCGCACTGGGTAACTTTGGTGTTGATCATATGCTAGAAGGTCTCACTAAGTGGGCCCCAGCGCCTCAAACTCGTGAAGCCAATGAGCGTCAAGTGGTTGCGACAGAAGAAAAGTTCTCTGGTTTTGTATTTAAGATCCAAGCCAATATGGATCCTAAGCACCGTGACCGTATTGCCTTTATGCGTATCGTATCGGGTACTTACTCACAAGGCATGAAAATGAACCATGTGCGTACGGGTAAAAACGTCAGCATCTCTGATGCGGTGACCTTTATGGCCGGCGACCGTACTCGCGCTGAGAAAGCGTACGCGGGTGATATCATTGGTTTACATAACCACGGCACCATTCAAATTGGTGATACCTTTACTCAAGGTGAGTCACTTAAATTTGCTGGTATTCCTAACTTTGCGCCAGAGCTATTCCGTCGCATTCGTCTGCGCGATCCACTAAAGCAAAAGCAATTGCTTAAAGGCCTTGTTCAGCTTTCAGAAGAGGGGGCGGTACAGGTATTTCGTCCACTACAGAACAACGATCTTATCGTTGGCGCTGTGGGTGTGTTGCAGTTTGATGTGGTTGTCGCGCGTCTTAAAGCTGAGTACAACGTAGAAGCGATTTACGAGAGCGTAAACGTAGCCACAGCGCGTTGGGTTGAGTGTGACGACGCTAAGAAGCTAGAAGAGTTTAAGCGTAAGAGCCAAAGTAACTTAGCTTTAGATGGTGGTGACAACCTTTCTTATGTCGCTCCAACTATGGTCAACTTGAACCTTGCTAAAGAGCGCTTCCCCGAAGTTGAATTCCGCGCCACTCGCGAGCACTAA